In Rhizobium sp. NXC24, the following proteins share a genomic window:
- a CDS encoding LLM class flavin-dependent oxidoreductase encodes MAQKKQILLNAFNMNSVGHINHGLWTHPRDQSHRYKTLDYWTSLAQTLERGLFDGVFLADIIGVYDVYQGSADLTVRESIQLPINDPLLLVSAMAAVTKNLGFGVTVNVNSEAPYLFARRMSTLDHLTDGRIGWNIVTGYLDSAARALGEDAQAEHDSRYDRADEYLEVLYKLWEGSWDDDAILLDKANRVFADPSKIRPIEHDGRYYRSNGYHLSEPSRQRTPVLYQAGTSGRGRQFAARHAECVFITGSDKSSARTAARALRQEAVDAGRRAEDIKILVGVTVVTGATTGEAKDKHAEYLHYANPEAGLAHFSAGTGIDFSKYDLDEEIVYGTSNAIQSQTQLAKQRGWTKRQLLGELAIGGRYPTIVGNGSQVADELASWIEEGEIDGFNLTRTVVPESYEDFVEHVVPAVQDRGIYKTTYQEGSLRQKIFRDGDKVPDRHHAASYRAARDR; translated from the coding sequence TTGGCTCAGAAGAAGCAGATCTTACTAAACGCGTTCAACATGAACTCTGTCGGCCACATCAACCACGGGCTCTGGACGCATCCGCGCGATCAGTCACACCGGTACAAGACCCTCGACTACTGGACGTCGCTCGCCCAGACGCTGGAACGCGGCCTGTTCGACGGCGTGTTTCTCGCCGACATCATCGGCGTCTACGACGTCTATCAAGGCTCGGCGGATCTTACGGTGAGGGAGTCCATCCAGTTACCCATCAACGATCCGCTCTTGCTGGTTTCGGCAATGGCCGCGGTGACGAAGAATCTGGGCTTTGGCGTCACTGTCAACGTCAACTCAGAAGCGCCCTACCTTTTTGCCCGGCGGATGTCGACGCTCGACCACCTGACGGACGGCAGGATCGGCTGGAATATCGTCACGGGCTACCTCGACAGTGCGGCCAGAGCTCTAGGAGAAGACGCCCAGGCCGAGCATGACAGTCGCTATGATCGAGCCGACGAATATCTCGAGGTGCTTTACAAGCTCTGGGAGGGAAGTTGGGACGACGATGCCATCTTGCTCGACAAAGCCAACCGCGTGTTTGCAGATCCGAGCAAGATCCGGCCCATAGAGCATGATGGTCGATACTATCGGTCGAACGGATATCATCTCAGTGAGCCGTCGCGGCAAAGGACGCCCGTGCTCTATCAGGCGGGAACCTCGGGGAGGGGACGGCAATTCGCCGCCCGTCACGCCGAGTGCGTGTTTATCACCGGTAGCGACAAATCGTCGGCCCGAACCGCAGCCCGTGCTCTCCGCCAGGAAGCTGTCGATGCAGGACGCCGAGCGGAGGACATCAAGATCCTAGTAGGGGTCACGGTGGTCACCGGTGCAACGACTGGTGAAGCCAAAGACAAGCATGCCGAATATCTCCATTACGCAAATCCGGAAGCAGGCCTTGCTCATTTCTCGGCTGGTACTGGCATCGACTTCTCGAAATACGATCTAGACGAGGAGATCGTCTACGGGACGTCCAATGCCATTCAGTCTCAAACCCAGCTTGCGAAGCAGCGTGGATGGACTAAGCGCCAGTTACTTGGCGAACTCGCCATCGGTGGGCGGTATCCAACGATCGTCGGCAACGGCTCCCAGGTCGCGGACGAACTTGCGTCGTGGATCGAGGAGGGCGAGATCGATGGGTTCAATCTGACCCGCACCGTCGTCCCGGAAAGCTACGAAGACTTCGTCGAGCACGTGGTACCTGCCGTGCAAGATCGTGGGATCTACAAGACTACCTACCAGGAAGGCTCGCTGCGGCAAAAGATCTTCAGAGACGGCGACAAGGTGCCCGATCGGCATCATGCGGCCAGCTATCGGGCTGCGCGAGACAGGTAG